The Bacteroidota bacterium genome includes the window TTTTTGACGAAATTCGTCTTCTTCATCAGACTCTATTCCCAGCGCTTCATAGATGTACTTAAAAGTAGACAGCAGTTCAGGTTTCCCTTTTATCAAGGCTACATCGTGTTCGAAATGTGCCGAAGGCAGTCTGTCCTGGGTAAGAATAGTCCACCCGTCTTTTAGCTGGTTAATCTTGTGAGTGCCCATATTTATCATAGGCTCTATAGCAAGCACCATTCCATCTTTAAACTTTTTGCCCGATCCCCGTTTTCCATAATTAGGAACCTGTGGGTCTTCGTGCATATCTCTTCCTAAACCATGCCCTACCAACTCTCTAACAACTCCGTATCCGTTTGATTCGGTGTATTGTTGAATTGCATAGCCTATATCGCCAACTCTGTTTCCCTTCCTGAACTGGCGTATACCTTCATAAAGTGATTCTTTTGTTATCTTGAGCAGTTTCTTTGTTGCTTCGTCAACTTCTCCAACTTCAAAAGTATAGGCATGATCTCCGTAATAACCATTTTTGTATGATCCGCAGTCGATCGAAATTATATCGCCTTCCTCTAATGGAGTATTGTTAGGAATACCGTGTACAACCTGTGCGTTTGGCGACATACACAGTGTATTCGGGAAATCGTACATTCCCAAAAATCCCGGATATGCTCCATGATCGCGAATAAATTCTTCGGCCATCTTATCAAGCTCAAGAGTTGTAACTCCCGGTTTTACTTCTCCTGCAAGCATGCCAAGAGTTTTTGACACGATAAGTGCGCTTTCGCGCATCAGTTCAATTTCTTCAAGTGATTTTAACTTTATCATTATCTTCTAAATATGGATAGGAATCCTTTTTTTTGTTTTTTAAGTTGAGAGTCTATGTTTAGTTCTCTTTTGTTGATAGCCTGATAA containing:
- the map gene encoding type I methionyl aminopeptidase, which encodes MIKLKSLEEIELMRESALIVSKTLGMLAGEVKPGVTTLELDKMAEEFIRDHGAYPGFLGMYDFPNTLCMSPNAQVVHGIPNNTPLEEGDIISIDCGSYKNGYYGDHAYTFEVGEVDEATKKLLKITKESLYEGIRQFRKGNRVGDIGYAIQQYTESNGYGVVRELVGHGLGRDMHEDPQVPNYGKRGSGKKFKDGMVLAIEPMINMGTHKINQLKDGWTILTQDRLPSAHFEHDVALIKGKPELLSTFKYIYEALGIESDEEDEFRQKPLTL